TAAGTACTTGAGCAACCAtatacaaaatgatttattgacTTCTATCAACAATGTAATGAAAcgaagtattgaaaaaaaaataaacaatcgcCTCGTCACGATAATGGCCGACGAAACTAGTGACGTGGGACACCATGAACAGATGGCTGTGACTGTACGCTACTTTGATGAAGATTTATGTAAGCCCGTTGAGCAATTTATTGGTATTCAACGTTTGACTGCAGTAGAtgctaatacaatatttaatagcttaacaaacaaaattgcGCAGTTAAATATCAATTGGACATCGGTTATAGCTGTATGTTTTGATGGAGCTTCAGCTATGAGTGGAAAATTTAATAGTGTACAGTCTAAAGTCAAAGAAATCAATCCATCTGCAATGTATGTTCACTGCTATGGCCATTGCCTAAATCTGGTATTGGTTGATAGCTTAGGGAATAAAAACCgggttgtttttgatttttttggatGTGTCCAGCTAATTTACAGTTTCATTGAAGGGAGTCCAGTGAGGCAtgctgtttttgaaaaaattgttaatgaaACAAATTCCAGATTGAAAACTCTCAAAACACTTTCAACAACTAGATGGGCATGTCGTGCGGAAGCTGTTACAGCTGtagaaaaaaacttttcttCTGTTATTCAGTGTCTTGAAGAAATTTCTGAAAACACTAAATATTCAGAGGTGAGGGCTAAAGCAAATGGTCTTATCTgtcaaatgaaaaatttcaactttatttttgcattatatatgttaaaacctatattaatacaaatccaAATTGTCAGTGCTCAATTACAAGCACCCAACTTGAATTTATTAGATGCAGTATCTATTGTAAATGCATTGAAAAAATCTATTAGTGAGTTAAGAAACGACGAAGATAACTATTCTAAACTTTATGAAAAAGTTCTTACTGTTTGTAATGGATTTAATATTGAGATACCACCTGTGAAAAATAGGAAGATTGCTACAAAAATTGATGATATGAAAACACAACATACCATCTTGGATAAAAAAAGTGAGATGAAATGTCATGTTTACTTCACTGTATTAGATGATTTGTTTAACGGTCttgaaaatcgatttaatcaggaaacattaaatttaattggtgCAATTGGTCGTTTAGTAGAACTAAAAACTGAAGAATTTGACATTGAATTAATTTCACGGAAGTTTGTACTTAATAGTGACGAATTAGAAGGTGAATTAAGACTTCTACGTTCTTTGCCCGATTTTGTAGCAGGACcatcaaacaaaacaattcaTCAGTGgttagaaaaattatcaattagtaaaaattttgttaatgtaaataaagcGTTGAAACTTTTTACTACCATTCCTGTGACAAGTTGCTCTTGCGAAAGAGCTTTTTCCAAATTAAGTttggtaaaaacaaaattaagaaGCCGCATGTCGCAAGAAAGATTAGATGCAATGATGTTGATATTTGTAGAACAAGAACTAGCatcagaaataaattatgacgaagtaattgatgaatttaaacatttgcATCCTTTTGACCGAAgattagaattataataaagtattaattaaattagttatgaaatgcaaagtttaaattatatttttacttatattgactataatatatatataatatactataatatatatttaatattattattttactattatactattattttgagaACTTTGTagttatgtaaatgtaatacaataaaaaaaaattctgatttgtgtgtttttgaagggagataataaaaattgagttatttttaaatatattggcaTCCCCTGCGCAAAAAGTCTGCGCACGCCTAAGCAAGCGCCCAAGATAGCAAATTTACGCTCAGCAGAGACCACATTTAGCtccgttagtttaaaaattagagtgaattaatctattataaaacttgatggtaagaacattatcttttgtttgtatattggtttttatgattattcagtttttaagtgagttatgagcatttttaatttacactataacttaattaaaaattgattattaatataaattgcacAATTGCTAGGTaaactattatcattatttatttactattaaatatctacataCATTTGgggcaataaaaattaattttgaaaataaagaaaattataaacttattctAATGAaacttctatttaaaaaattgttttcaaagaGCTATTAAGTTTGTTAAATAGAGGTTcgcatgtttttataataaaaagtttatcataacaattaatatttacagcatattcacaaaaataaaattttctattttttctatCATAAACTCAGCTATATCACaggtaaaatcaaaatatttcagtactttgattgtatttttcacccagtt
This genomic stretch from Rhopalosiphum maidis isolate BTI-1 chromosome 3, ASM367621v3, whole genome shotgun sequence harbors:
- the LOC113559420 gene encoding uncharacterized protein LOC113559420, giving the protein MKCHVYFTVLDDLFNGLENRFNQETLNLIGAIGRLVELKTEEFDIELISRKFVLNSDELEGELRLLRSLPDFVAGPSNKTIHQWLEKLSISKNFVNVNKALKLFTTIPVTSCSCERAFSKLSLVKTKLRSRMSQERLDAMMLIFVEQELASEINYDEVIDEFKHLHPFDRRLEL